Proteins from a genomic interval of Fusobacteriaceae bacterium:
- a CDS encoding aminotransferase class I/II-fold pyridoxal phosphate-dependent enzyme codes for MQYDFETVIRREGVGSAKWDSMTKVNGRLPGDVIPFSGAEMEFVTAPPIAEDLKNAIDTMVLGRTDATEGYVEALCERIKKRHNFTVKPEWALTTRTVLEAVNTAIRAFTEKGEAILVLTPVCGEMAKLLTLSGRPVVESPLLRKGTSYEIDFDDFERKARGGSVRLFVLCNPHNPVARVWKKKELERVGRICLENGIVVVSDEAWSGIIMKGQRHVTFGAVSESFLQNLVICFSPAATYNLTGLQIANVIIPGGRLRKQFRATYLAMLEHSPRCNILSYVASRSAWEKCDGWLEKALSIIAANKELITDFLGLELPQIKVMDFEGSYFLWLNMKGLGLDYRELERINKTKAHLFFEEGYTFGEQGESFERWNIACPTYYIERALTRMKAAYSRIRQA; via the coding sequence ATGCAGTACGATTTTGAAACGGTAATCAGAAGGGAGGGCGTCGGCTCGGCCAAGTGGGACTCCATGACAAAGGTCAACGGGAGGCTGCCCGGGGACGTTATCCCCTTTTCGGGGGCGGAGATGGAGTTTGTGACGGCGCCGCCCATCGCGGAAGACCTCAAAAACGCCATCGATACCATGGTCCTCGGACGCACGGACGCGACGGAAGGCTATGTTGAGGCACTTTGCGAGAGAATAAAGAAACGCCATAATTTCACGGTCAAGCCCGAATGGGCGCTGACGACCCGGACGGTCTTGGAAGCCGTCAATACGGCCATACGGGCCTTTACGGAAAAAGGCGAGGCGATCCTTGTTTTGACGCCTGTTTGCGGAGAAATGGCCAAGCTCTTGACGCTCAGCGGGCGGCCGGTCGTGGAAAGTCCGCTTTTGCGGAAGGGCACGAGCTACGAGATCGACTTTGACGATTTCGAGCGAAAGGCCCGGGGAGGGAGCGTCAGGCTCTTCGTTCTTTGCAACCCCCACAATCCGGTGGCCCGGGTCTGGAAGAAGAAGGAGCTTGAGCGCGTCGGCAGGATCTGCCTCGAAAACGGGATTGTCGTCGTATCCGACGAGGCCTGGTCAGGGATCATCATGAAGGGTCAGCGGCACGTGACCTTCGGCGCCGTGTCCGAGTCCTTCCTGCAAAATCTCGTCATCTGTTTTTCCCCGGCGGCGACCTACAACCTGACGGGACTCCAGATCGCAAACGTCATTATCCCCGGCGGCCGTCTCCGGAAGCAGTTCCGGGCGACGTATCTCGCCATGCTTGAACATTCTCCCCGCTGCAACATCTTAAGCTATGTGGCGTCCAGGAGCGCCTGGGAAAAATGCGACGGCTGGCTTGAAAAAGCCCTTTCGATCATCGCCGCCAACAAGGAGCTGATCACGGACTTTTTGGGTCTGGAATTGCCCCAGATCAAGGTCATGGACTTTGAGGGCTCGTATTTTCTCTGGCTCAACATGAAGGGCCTCGGGCTCGATTACCGGGAATTGGAGCGGATCAATAAGACAAAGGCCCATCTCTTTTTTGAGGAAGGTTATACCTTCGGCGAGCAAGGGGAATCCTTTGAACGCTGGAATATCGCCTGCCCCACATACTATATCGAGCGGGCGCTCACGCGGATGAAAGCGGCCTACAGCAGGATACGCCAGGCGTGA
- a CDS encoding redoxin domain-containing protein: MKLATGMKMPDFTFDSIYRDKVDYLESKKGKTGVLMFLRYFGCRICQLDIREFNLLYDEFVKLGADVKIVLQSTREIMLEAEEKEGKFKTEFVLDPTQALYKRFELAVAKDKDELRGQGQVEKKSAEAQALGMVHGAYEGEELQLPAAFIIDKDDNIVYARYAAHGADIPRAAEVLEILKK; this comes from the coding sequence ATGAAACTTGCAACAGGAATGAAAATGCCGGATTTTACGTTTGATTCCATTTACCGGGACAAGGTGGATTACCTCGAAAGCAAGAAGGGAAAAACCGGCGTCCTCATGTTTCTCAGGTACTTCGGCTGCCGGATCTGCCAGTTGGACATCCGGGAATTCAATCTGCTCTACGACGAATTTGTCAAACTGGGCGCCGACGTGAAGATTGTCCTCCAGTCCACCCGGGAGATTATGCTGGAAGCGGAGGAGAAAGAGGGCAAATTCAAGACGGAATTTGTGCTCGACCCGACCCAAGCGCTCTACAAGCGCTTTGAGCTCGCGGTGGCCAAAGACAAGGACGAACTCAGGGGCCAGGGCCAAGTGGAAAAGAAATCGGCCGAGGCCCAGGCGCTGGGCATGGTCCACGGCGCCTATGAGGGCGAGGAATTGCAGCTCCCCGCCGCCTTTATCATCGACAAGGACGACAACATCGTCTACGCGCGCTACGCCGCCCACGGAGCCGACATTCCCCGGGCCGCGGAAGTGCTGGAAATCCTCAAAAAGTAG
- a CDS encoding UvrD-helicase domain-containing protein, translating to MEKTNKLILKASAGTGKTYRMSLEYLYAMYRGVSWKEILVMTFTKKATAEIKSRILEFLEAILSRSEKGKGIIRDIEKNHEDFVVDENFQPRMTAIRDEMIKNKDNLRIYTIDSFSNWLFQDAIAKYKNISAFETIDDDENELLLQSVLEKLLKQNYKEVGRFLSLGPEKTSGNYISALKRLINERWKWIMMERELAERGLKTPEREKIPTDLYGKLSLLMESINGLLAKRNLSFEDKYKANDQDKKKCMDLYQANAPREDIERFIVDRCDALTDGNFWNGQTLKKRADSPLCEITEASERFKKEVSKAVFNEKIIPLEQSIFTFIQRVYTYYDEIKFKERKFTFNDISTYTFKFLYDKDLHFIENERLTDDFFDIIGGKITAIFIDEFQDTSILQWQVLSKLVDACPDVLCVGDEKQSIYGWRGGEKKLFENLPDMVGAMVQNLDTCFRSEKNITEYCNRFFSEIAKREDLGELFEIPDRKLAWRFIDSLCKSPDPKKENRGYISVIIGENKPEPDSPAAEMNAPKDSGESSEEAGTEEPFKAPKGDGFVKLVRHIEENFIKKGKSRRGIGVLARYSNDLKAIAQLLKLKKIPYVIEASSNIRRNPSVGAVYDLLKFCYRNSFVSLLNFLSHEPFGCTNEDLQALIDAKPLIMRSFFEEKGITSPVFPDLLPLIREIRDEFFRKKAQARAIIEKIITSFSLVTETTPAVDIENLSRFCELAESYPDIRDFLDELDRKPDDPVFADILFKESDVVTLATVHKAKGLAYDTVYYYYHNRKSPPESGQALRFYAKLDASFTKVRKTILTMKKFLPWLERLEEYRDLILDEKEAEATEKINILYVALTRAVDNLIIVAEDDQKPNPKKGVGDLTGITGLIRQTLEKLSDFESDSELYAPLSEVKAEEKRSVALNLQNQRFSKSEKVSREPAPGLDRLKSHDLAFDDTKRLRGLMIHEFFEHLRRPEAAEIASAARFVRAKYADSLGPVTIDETLSEQNIRALTEKAKTCGLFGDWDRDFSEYALYDKDGRKNILDRLLVRFPKDGKPGEILILDFKTGRSYREEDDDDEKQKIRYVKLIRGQLENSPAGNVYSDRIRFEYVEL from the coding sequence ATGGAGAAAACAAACAAGCTGATTTTAAAAGCAAGCGCGGGAACCGGAAAAACCTACCGCATGTCCCTCGAATACCTATACGCCATGTATCGCGGCGTCTCCTGGAAAGAAATTCTGGTCATGACCTTCACAAAAAAAGCCACGGCGGAGATCAAAAGTCGCATTCTCGAATTTCTTGAGGCGATCCTGTCCCGATCGGAAAAAGGGAAGGGGATTATCAGAGATATCGAGAAAAATCATGAGGATTTTGTCGTGGACGAAAACTTTCAACCCCGCATGACTGCCATTCGGGATGAAATGATCAAAAATAAAGACAATCTGAGGATCTATACGATTGATTCTTTCTCAAACTGGCTGTTTCAGGACGCCATCGCCAAATACAAAAACATCTCCGCCTTCGAAACCATTGACGACGATGAGAATGAGCTCTTGCTCCAAAGCGTGCTGGAAAAGCTTCTCAAACAGAATTACAAGGAAGTGGGCCGTTTTCTAAGCCTCGGTCCCGAAAAAACCTCGGGAAATTACATCTCCGCGTTGAAACGACTGATTAACGAACGCTGGAAATGGATCATGATGGAAAGGGAACTGGCGGAACGCGGTTTGAAAACCCCCGAGCGGGAAAAAATACCCACAGATCTCTACGGAAAACTAAGTCTCCTGATGGAATCCATAAACGGCCTTTTGGCAAAAAGAAATCTCAGTTTTGAAGACAAATACAAGGCCAATGATCAGGATAAAAAGAAATGTATGGATCTTTATCAGGCAAACGCTCCGCGTGAAGATATCGAACGTTTTATTGTCGATCGCTGCGATGCGCTCACAGACGGGAATTTTTGGAACGGCCAGACTCTAAAGAAGAGAGCTGACAGCCCTCTTTGCGAAATCACGGAAGCGAGCGAGCGTTTCAAAAAAGAAGTCAGCAAGGCGGTTTTCAATGAAAAGATTATTCCTCTGGAACAAAGCATTTTTACCTTTATTCAAAGGGTTTACACCTACTACGACGAGATCAAATTCAAAGAAAGAAAGTTCACGTTCAATGACATCAGTACGTATACGTTCAAATTTCTCTACGATAAAGACCTACATTTCATCGAAAATGAACGCCTGACCGACGACTTCTTTGATATCATCGGGGGAAAAATCACCGCGATTTTTATCGATGAATTCCAAGACACCAGCATTTTGCAATGGCAGGTGCTCTCGAAGCTCGTTGACGCCTGTCCCGATGTCCTGTGCGTCGGAGATGAAAAACAAAGCATCTATGGCTGGCGGGGCGGAGAAAAAAAGCTCTTTGAAAACCTTCCCGACATGGTCGGCGCCATGGTTCAGAATCTCGATACCTGCTTCCGCAGCGAAAAAAATATCACCGAATACTGCAACCGTTTCTTTTCGGAGATCGCCAAACGGGAAGATCTGGGCGAGTTATTCGAGATTCCGGACAGAAAACTCGCCTGGCGGTTTATAGATTCCCTTTGCAAGAGTCCTGATCCAAAAAAGGAAAATCGGGGATATATATCCGTGATCATCGGGGAAAACAAACCGGAGCCGGACTCACCCGCAGCTGAAATGAACGCCCCGAAAGACAGTGGAGAAAGCAGTGAGGAAGCCGGGACTGAAGAGCCTTTCAAAGCCCCTAAAGGCGACGGTTTCGTAAAACTCGTCCGACATATTGAAGAAAACTTTATCAAAAAAGGAAAGTCCCGCAGGGGGATCGGCGTTTTGGCCCGCTACAGCAACGATCTGAAGGCCATTGCCCAATTGCTTAAACTGAAAAAAATCCCCTATGTGATTGAAGCCTCGTCCAATATACGCCGCAATCCCAGCGTCGGCGCTGTTTATGATCTGTTGAAATTTTGCTACCGCAACAGTTTTGTCTCACTCTTGAACTTTCTTTCCCATGAGCCCTTCGGATGTACAAATGAGGATTTACAAGCGCTTATCGATGCGAAACCATTGATCATGCGGAGTTTCTTTGAAGAAAAAGGGATAACGTCGCCCGTCTTTCCGGACTTGCTCCCGCTGATCCGGGAGATCCGTGACGAATTCTTCCGGAAAAAAGCGCAAGCCCGGGCAATCATTGAAAAGATCATAACATCCTTCTCTCTTGTAACGGAGACGACGCCCGCCGTTGATATCGAAAACTTGTCCCGCTTTTGCGAACTTGCGGAAAGCTATCCCGATATTCGGGATTTTCTCGATGAACTGGATCGAAAACCTGATGATCCGGTATTCGCGGATATTCTGTTCAAAGAGAGCGACGTCGTGACGTTGGCTACCGTCCACAAGGCCAAAGGGCTGGCTTACGATACGGTCTACTATTATTATCACAACAGAAAAAGCCCCCCGGAATCGGGGCAAGCGCTGCGATTCTACGCAAAATTGGACGCGTCTTTCACCAAGGTCCGAAAGACGATCCTGACCATGAAAAAATTCCTGCCCTGGCTCGAGAGACTTGAAGAATACCGGGATTTGATTCTCGATGAAAAAGAAGCCGAAGCGACGGAAAAAATCAATATTCTCTATGTCGCCCTGACCCGCGCCGTCGACAACCTCATTATCGTCGCCGAGGACGATCAGAAACCCAATCCCAAAAAGGGCGTCGGCGACTTGACAGGAATCACGGGATTGATTCGCCAGACCTTGGAAAAGTTATCCGACTTTGAAAGCGATTCGGAATTATACGCCCCCCTGTCTGAAGTCAAAGCGGAAGAAAAGCGATCAGTCGCGCTCAATCTGCAGAATCAGCGATTCAGCAAATCCGAAAAGGTTTCCCGGGAACCCGCCCCCGGCCTCGACCGCCTCAAGTCTCACGACCTCGCCTTCGACGACACAAAGCGCCTCCGGGGTCTCATGATTCACGAGTTCTTCGAACATCTGCGCCGGCCGGAAGCGGCGGAAATCGCAAGCGCCGCGCGCTTTGTCCGGGCGAAATACGCCGACAGTCTGGGGCCTGTTACGATAGACGAAACCCTCTCGGAGCAAAATATCCGCGCGCTCACGGAAAAAGCAAAGACCTGCGGTCTCTTCGGAGACTGGGACAGGGATTTTTCCGAATACGCGCTCTATGACAAAGACGGGCGGAAAAACATTCTCGACCGCCTGCTGGTCCGCTTTCCGAAGGACGGAAAGCCGGGCGAAATCCTGATTCTCGACTTTAAAACCGGCAGATCCTACCGGGAAGAGGACGATGACGACGAAAAACAAAAGATCCGTTATGTGAAGCTGATCCGCGGGCAGCTGGAAAACAGTCCGGCGGGAAATGTTTATTCGGACAGGATCCGATTTGAATACGTGGAATTATAG